The DNA sequence CTACAACCGCGGGATTCTACCGGTGGTGTATCAGCAGGGCTCGTTGGGCGCCAGCGGAGATTTGGCCCCGCTGGCCCACCTCTGCCTGCCGCTCGTGGGCCTGGGCGAAGTCAATTACGAAGGCTACCGCCTGCAAGCCGCCGATGCCCACCACCTCTTTAGCTGGGAGCCGATCCGGCTGGAAGCCAAGGAAGGTCTGGCGTTGCTCAATGGCACCCAGTTTATGCTGGCCTACGGCGTGCACAGCCTGCTGCGGGCCGAGCGCCTCAGCCAGGCCGCCGACGTCATCGGGGCCCTGTCGCTGGAAGCCTTCGACGGCCGCCCCGAGCCGTTCGACCACCGCCTGCACGTCATCCGGCCCCACGCTGGGCAACTGAAGGTGGCCGGGCGAATCCGGGAGCTGCTGGCCGGCAGCGAGTTGCAGCAGCAGCCCAAAACGGCCGTGCAGGACCCCTACTCCTTCCGCTGCCAGCCCCAGGTGCACGGGGCCTCCCGCGACGCGCTGACCTACGTGGCCCAGGTGTTCGAAACCGAGTGCAACGCCGTAACCGACAACCCCAACATCTTCCCCGAGGATGATTTGATCTTATCGGGTGGCAACTTTCACGGGCAGCCCCTGGCCCTGTCCCTCGACTTCATGGCCATTGCCGTGGCCGAGCTGGGCAGCATTTCGGAGCGCCGCACCTACCAGCTCATCGGCGGGCAGCGCGGGCTGCCGCCCTTCCTGGTGGCCGAGCCGGGCTTGAACTCGGGCTTTATGATTCCGCAGTACACCGCCGCCGGCATCGTGAGCCAGAACAAGCAGCTCTGCACCCCGGCCTCGGTCGACAGCATCGTGAGCAGCAACGGGCAGGAAGACCACGTGAGCATGGGCGCCAACGCCGCCACCAAAGTCCGCCGCGTGGTCGACAACGTGGAGCAGATTCTGGGCATCGAGCTGATGAACGCCTGCCAGGCCCTGGCCTTCCGCCGCCCGGCCCGCACCTCGCCCGTGCTGGAGCGGGTCGTGGAAGCCTTCCGCGAAAAAGTGAAGTTCGTGAGCCGGGACCGGGTGCTCTACCCCGACCTGCACGCCGCCGCCGCCTTCGTGCAAAGCTACGACTGGCCGTAGAGTTGGTTAAAACGTCCTATTTTAATAGAACGTCATTCCGAGCAGCGCGAGGAATCTCGCGGGCTGCCATTGCCACACTATTCTGTCATCCTGAGCACAGCGAAGGACCTTCCGGGATACGAACGACCAGTGCAACAACGACTTGCTCAGGCGTGATAAGGTCCTTCGCTGTGCTCAGGATGACAGATGAAGGACGAAAACGTGCTATTCCTGGCCGATACCCTATTTTTAGCGCTCTACCAAACGCAAATGCGGAAGTCGTACGTTATGAAGCCCGTGAACCAACTCCGCTTCCTTGCCTGCCTGCTGCTACTGGTGCTGGGCTTCTCCCCGGCCCGGGCCCAGTGCCTGGATGCGCTGCCCACCAACTGCAGCCAGCCCTTCGAGGCCTTCGACCTGCTGACGGGCGTGCCCGTGCAGAGCTTCTGCGTGGGCCGGGCCGTGCGCATCACCATCACCTGCCCCGGCCGGGCCGGCGTCGACCGCAACGCGCTGTACTACCAGTTTGTGCCCGGCGCCCTGACCTCCGCGCCCTGCACCGGCTACAGCAGCCGCACCAACACCTTCACGCCCACGCAGGCGGGCAAGATTACCGTGGCCGAAAACGCCCAGGCCGGGGCCGGGGCCGGCACTATCTTTCTGCGCGTCTACGACGTGCAGGCCACGGCCAAGCCCACGTTTCAGGTGGAAGCCTGCTCGCCCGGCTTCGTGCGCGTGACCATCACCGACCAGGCCTACGACACCTACTCCGTGCGCATCAACGACGGGGTGCCCCAGCCCGTGGCCAAGGGTGCCGGCCCCCGGGTGTATGCCGTGCCGACCACCACGGGCAAAGTCGTGGTGAAGGGCTTCTACACCGGCGGCGGCCTGTGCGTGGGCGCCGACAGCACCACGTTCACCACCCTGGCCGCCGCGCCTTCTCCCGTTATCCGGCGGCTGGCGCTGACGGGCACCGAGGCCCAGTTTCAGCTCGACCCGCTGCCCACCGGCTACCAATACGTGCTCCAGCAGGCCGATGCCGGCAGCCCCGGCGGCTACCGCGACGTGCCGGCCGTATTCAGCGGCACCGGGGCCACGCTCGGCGGCGTGACGGCGGCGGCCTGCTACCGGCTGCGCGTGCAGGACGTGTGCGCCACGGCCTCGCTGCCCGTGTCGCCGGCCGTGTGCGCCATCTTCCTAGCGGCCAGCTCGACCAACGGGCAGAATAATTTGTCCTTTACCGGCGGCGCGGGTAGCTACGTGCTGAAGCGCGACGGCCAGCCGCTGGCCACCCTGCCGGCCGGCACCACCACCTACTCCGACGCGGCCGTCACCTGCGGGGTGCGCTACTGCTACCAGCTCGAAGCCAGCAGCGGCAGCGGCGCGGCCAGCACCGTCGTCGTATCCAACCAGGCCTGCGCCACCACCACGCCGAGTCCCGTGCTGCCCGTGCCGCAGCTGGTAGCCAGCTTCACGCCCGCCAACCAGGTGGTGCTCACGGCTACCGTGCCGGGTTTGCCAACCGGCGGCAGGGTGCGCTACCTGCGGGTCAATAACCTGGGCGCGGCCACCGAGCTGGCCCTGACCACGCGCCGCACCCAGCGCGACTCGACCCTGGCGCTGCTTGGCTCGGCCGGTGCGCCCTGCTACCAGGCGCAGTTCGTCGACGACTGCGGCAATGCTTCGGCCCTGAGCGCGCCCTTCTGCCCGGTGGTGCTCACGGCTAAAGCCGCCGACCTGAACGGCAACTCGGCTCAGCTCGACTGGAGCGAACTGCGCGGCCCCGATCCGGCCGGCAGCGTGCGGTATGCCGTGCAGCTGCTCGATGCGGCGGGCACCGTGGTGGCCCAGCCCGCGGCCAGCGCCGCCGCCACCTCCTTCCTCGACCAGACCCCGCCCACCGACCGGCAAGTGCTGCGCTACCGCATTGCCGCCACCAGCCCCGGCCTGAGCCAGCCCAGCTACTCCAACGTGGCCACCGTAGTCCGGGAGCTGCGGGCGGTGCTGCCCACGGCCTTCACCCCCAACGGCGACGGGCTCAACGACGTGCTCGAAGTGAAAGGCCGCTTCCTAAACTCTTACATCTTCACGGTGGTGGACCGCAACGGACAGCAGGTGTTTCGCGGTACCAACCAAAGCCAGGTCTGGAACGGGCGGGTGGGCAACGAGCAGCCGGTGCCGGGCGCCTACGTGTGGCGCTTCGAAACCGTGGATGAAACCGGCCAGCGCGTCGTGCAGCACGGCACCATCACCATCGTGCGCTAACCACGGCGGCTTGTCCGACGCGATTATAACAGAGGTAAATAGAATTTTGCCTAACTCGACATTGTATACCAGTTTAGGTAAACACTATTTCAGTTGTTATACATTCATATACCTTACGTTCATCGAATCCATCGAATAGGTAAACACCTATAACAGATACTTAACCTGTGCATACCATATGAGGTATACTGCCATGCTACGGCGCGAAAACACTATACCAGCTGCTTTTGCTGCCGCAGCTTGGTTCCGCAAGTGAAACTCGTCTTTGTTAGTTACCCAACCATTGTCGTTGCGTAGTGCCCATCACCCGTCCGAATTCGCTTCGGGGTACAGCATCCGCACAAAAAAAGCCGACGTTGCTGCGTCGGCTTTTTTCGTGTGGAGAAGGCGGTTTATTGCTGCGGCTTCACCTTCATGTTGGTGAACTCCCCGAAGATGTGCATGTCACACTTCGTCTCCAGGGTTCCTTTGGTGGGGTCGTTTTCGCCGGGGGCCGTTACGTCGAAGTTCCCGCTCACGAGCTGGCGCTTGGCATCGTACGCCGTAATGGTCACGTTGCCGGTGAGCTTGGGGCTGAAGTTGCTGAAGCGGAAGATACGGATGCCGCCGCCGGAGTCAGTGTATGAATAGGACGCAAAAACCGGAGCGCTGGGGCTGCCGGGGCTTTGCAGCGCGTAGGTGCCCACCCAGCCGCTTTTCAGCTGGCCCCGGTCGATTTCAAAGTGCGGACCATCGGGTCCCGCCTCAAAATCGAGGGCCAGCACCTGCGCAAACAGCCGGGCCTCGCCCGTGATGTCCTGGGCGGCATGGATGGTTCCGCCCCCCGTGTTGGTGGCCGGGTAGTGGAAATAATGCCCCAGGCCATACGTCGGCGCGGGGTCGGCCGGGGTGGCCTCGTCTTCGGATTTGTCGGCGCAGGCCGTGAGCAGGCTGGTGGCGGCCACGGCGGCCAGAAACAGGGAGCGGGTAAAGATGGACATAGAAGAATAAGAAAGTTAGGGGGCTGATCAGCCCGGAACGATGGCAGCGCCAAAGTCAAGGACTATACCAAAGATAGGCTCCGTTAGCGCATGCACCCCACCAGGGAAGCTGCGCGCGGCTTTTCTGAGCACTCTATCCAATTCTAACTCCCTGAAAATCTAAGCCTTATTTTACCTTGCTACTGGCTCAAATTTTCCCGCGTGGTTTCCCCAGCCGTGGCCGCGACCTGCACCACCGACGTTGCCTTGGGCGCTGCTTTGGCCTCGGGGGCCGCCGGGGCTTCCGTGCCCAGGTAGTTGCCGTAGCCCACGATGACGGTGCTCAGCACCACGGCCAGGATGCCCAGCGCCACGGTGCGCATGGTGAGGCGGTTGGCCCCGCGCCACTCGTGCAGATACAGGCCCCAGAACGAGCTGAAGGCAATGATAAAGGCCATGTGCAGCGTCCAGCCCGAGAAGCGGTAGTCGCCCATCTGCGAGTCGCCCATGCCGTAGAAGAAGAACTGCAGGTACCACGTGAAGCCCGCCAGGGCGCAGAACAGCACGTTGCGCAGGGCCGGGGCCGTGGGGTTGAGGTAGTCGGTGTAGGTTTTGTTTTTGACGTTCAGGTAGATGCACCACACGGCGTTGGTGGTCAGCCCCCCGAGCAGCACGACCACCAGCACGGCGTTGTTCATGTAGAGCGGGTCGGTGCCGGAGGCTTTGGCCAGATCGGCAATGGGCTGCCCGGCGGTGAGGCCAAACGACATGCAGGCACTCATCACGCCCGAGAAAATGGCCACCCCGATGCCCTTGCGCAGATCAAACTCGGCCACGCCCTCTTTTTTCTGGTCGGCCGTCAGGTGCTTTTCCTTCATGATGCCGGCCAGCCCGCAGATCAGAATGCCTATCACGCAGACCACCAGCCCCATCAGTATTACCTGGCCCGACGTGGAGTGCACCAGGGCCGGAAAGGTGCCCAGCCAGAGCGGGGGCACCACCGTGCCGAACACGGCGCACAAGCCCAGCGTGACGGCCATGCCCAGCGAGAGGCC is a window from the Hymenobacter aquaticus genome containing:
- the rhaT gene encoding L-rhamnose/proton symporter RhaT; translated protein: MAVIWGVILHALGGFASGSFYLPYKKVKGWSWESYWLVGGIVSWVFAPLIMGSLTVKNLLGVLAQADTTTLAWTYLWGVLWGFGGLTFGLAMRYLGLSLGMAVTLGLCAVFGTVVPPLWLGTFPALVHSTSGQVILMGLVVCVIGILICGLAGIMKEKHLTADQKKEGVAEFDLRKGIGVAIFSGVMSACMSFGLTAGQPIADLAKASGTDPLYMNNAVLVVVLLGGLTTNAVWCIYLNVKNKTYTDYLNPTAPALRNVLFCALAGFTWYLQFFFYGMGDSQMGDYRFSGWTLHMAFIIAFSSFWGLYLHEWRGANRLTMRTVALGILAVVLSTVIVGYGNYLGTEAPAAPEAKAAPKATSVVQVAATAGETTRENLSQ
- a CDS encoding T9SS type B sorting domain-containing protein, which translates into the protein MRKSYVMKPVNQLRFLACLLLLVLGFSPARAQCLDALPTNCSQPFEAFDLLTGVPVQSFCVGRAVRITITCPGRAGVDRNALYYQFVPGALTSAPCTGYSSRTNTFTPTQAGKITVAENAQAGAGAGTIFLRVYDVQATAKPTFQVEACSPGFVRVTITDQAYDTYSVRINDGVPQPVAKGAGPRVYAVPTTTGKVVVKGFYTGGGLCVGADSTTFTTLAAAPSPVIRRLALTGTEAQFQLDPLPTGYQYVLQQADAGSPGGYRDVPAVFSGTGATLGGVTAAACYRLRVQDVCATASLPVSPAVCAIFLAASSTNGQNNLSFTGGAGSYVLKRDGQPLATLPAGTTTYSDAAVTCGVRYCYQLEASSGSGAASTVVVSNQACATTTPSPVLPVPQLVASFTPANQVVLTATVPGLPTGGRVRYLRVNNLGAATELALTTRRTQRDSTLALLGSAGAPCYQAQFVDDCGNASALSAPFCPVVLTAKAADLNGNSAQLDWSELRGPDPAGSVRYAVQLLDAAGTVVAQPAASAAATSFLDQTPPTDRQVLRYRIAATSPGLSQPSYSNVATVVRELRAVLPTAFTPNGDGLNDVLEVKGRFLNSYIFTVVDRNGQQVFRGTNQSQVWNGRVGNEQPVPGAYVWRFETVDETGQRVVQHGTITIVR
- the hutH gene encoding histidine ammonia-lyase; the encoded protein is MSADVFYLDPTTHLDLPTLRQLLASGQTVKLGPAATQRIEACYQYLHNRLAQSDAPVYGINTGFGALCNTGIAPEERQQLQVNLMMSHACGTGEEVPAELVRLMLLLKAQSLSYGHSGVQLATVQRLLDFYNRGILPVVYQQGSLGASGDLAPLAHLCLPLVGLGEVNYEGYRLQAADAHHLFSWEPIRLEAKEGLALLNGTQFMLAYGVHSLLRAERLSQAADVIGALSLEAFDGRPEPFDHRLHVIRPHAGQLKVAGRIRELLAGSELQQQPKTAVQDPYSFRCQPQVHGASRDALTYVAQVFETECNAVTDNPNIFPEDDLILSGGNFHGQPLALSLDFMAIAVAELGSISERRTYQLIGGQRGLPPFLVAEPGLNSGFMIPQYTAAGIVSQNKQLCTPASVDSIVSSNGQEDHVSMGANAATKVRRVVDNVEQILGIELMNACQALAFRRPARTSPVLERVVEAFREKVKFVSRDRVLYPDLHAAAAFVQSYDWP